A single region of the Pirellulales bacterium genome encodes:
- a CDS encoding sugar phosphate isomerase/epimerase translates to MARLSMNEVTTYRWSFEEDVAHYARAGIPAIGVWRQKLSDFGEEKGIELLEESGLAVSNLLWGGGFTGSDGRSFRDSVDDARDAIRLAGAMKAGCLVLYTGGRGGHTHGHARRLFRDALAQLVPLAGELNVPLAIEPMHVNYAADWTFLTCLDDTLELMVPFDANYVRLAFDTYHFGDHPQLLARIPELAARVSIVHLADSHKTPGAEQNRCPLGTGALPLKEILSGFAAAGYDGYCDVELFGEAVENADYALLLRDTQRAFHHLSACQVA, encoded by the coding sequence ATGGCCAGGCTGTCGATGAACGAAGTGACCACCTACCGGTGGTCCTTTGAAGAAGATGTCGCGCACTACGCGCGGGCAGGTATACCCGCGATCGGCGTGTGGCGGCAGAAGCTTTCCGACTTCGGCGAGGAAAAAGGGATCGAGCTGCTCGAAGAGAGTGGTTTGGCGGTCTCGAACCTGCTGTGGGGGGGCGGTTTCACGGGGAGCGACGGCCGTTCGTTTCGCGACAGCGTCGACGATGCCCGCGACGCGATCCGGCTGGCCGGCGCGATGAAGGCCGGTTGCCTGGTGCTCTACACTGGTGGCCGCGGCGGCCATACGCATGGCCACGCCCGGCGATTGTTTCGCGACGCGTTGGCTCAACTGGTGCCGCTGGCGGGTGAATTGAACGTGCCGTTGGCGATCGAGCCGATGCATGTGAACTACGCCGCTGACTGGACCTTCCTCACGTGTCTCGACGACACGCTCGAGTTGATGGTGCCGTTCGATGCGAACTATGTGCGTCTGGCGTTCGACACGTACCACTTTGGCGACCATCCACAGCTTTTGGCGCGGATTCCCGAGTTGGCCGCGCGCGTGTCGATCGTGCATTTGGCCGACAGTCACAAGACACCCGGCGCGGAGCAGAATCGTTGCCCGCTGGGGACGGGCGCGTTACCGCTGAAAGAAATCCTGTCGGGCTTTGCCGCCGCGGGCTACGACGGCTACTGCGACGTCGAGCTGTTCGGCGAGGCGGTCGAGAACGCCGACTATGCGTTGCTCTTGCGCGACACGCAACGCGCGTTTCACCATCTCTCGGCGTGCCAAGTGGCTTGA
- a CDS encoding LptF/LptG family permease has protein sequence MRLLSRYVLIEVSKVFFVALASLTLLLLIVGVVREATDQGLGIGQIVLLLPYILPDALRFTVPATVLFAVSTVYGRMAGSNEIVAIKSLGISPMTVVWPTLVLTFLLSLCTVWLNDLAVSWGRNGIRRVAIEAVEDIAYGMLRTQRSYSSERFSINVKRVEGRKLLMPTLSFHGKKPMTVIAEDAELRSDPSQGLLKIICHNYTVEGGEELRLRDPDVFEIEFPLLDASRVDRNEEVPSKLPMWVFREKIDKQIVRVEDQKRKMAALAGLQLMTGDFPGLAGNEWAVQNETLKAYNEQLHRLYTEPQRRWANGFSCLCFAMVGIPLAVRQRNADLLTSFFLCFLPILIVYYPFLAFSVDASKQGDLPPISIWSGNVVLAAAGVYLFRYVVRY, from the coding sequence ATGCGACTACTCTCGCGCTATGTCCTGATCGAGGTCTCGAAGGTCTTCTTCGTTGCGCTGGCCTCGCTCACGTTGCTGCTGTTGATCGTGGGGGTGGTCCGCGAGGCGACCGATCAAGGGCTGGGCATCGGCCAGATTGTGCTGCTGCTCCCCTACATCCTGCCCGACGCCCTGCGCTTCACCGTGCCGGCGACGGTCCTCTTTGCCGTTTCGACCGTCTACGGCCGCATGGCCGGCTCGAACGAGATCGTGGCCATCAAGTCGCTCGGCATCAGTCCGATGACGGTCGTCTGGCCGACGCTCGTCCTGACGTTCCTGCTGAGCCTGTGTACCGTCTGGCTCAACGACCTGGCGGTCTCCTGGGGGCGCAACGGCATCCGCCGCGTGGCGATCGAGGCGGTCGAAGACATCGCCTACGGCATGCTGCGCACGCAGCGTTCCTACAGCTCGGAACGCTTCTCGATCAACGTGAAACGGGTCGAGGGGCGCAAGCTGCTGATGCCGACCCTCTCGTTTCACGGCAAGAAGCCGATGACGGTCATCGCCGAGGACGCCGAGCTCCGCTCCGACCCATCGCAGGGCCTTCTGAAGATCATCTGCCACAACTACACCGTCGAAGGGGGAGAGGAACTCCGTTTGCGCGATCCCGATGTCTTCGAGATCGAATTCCCGCTGCTCGACGCCAGCCGCGTCGATCGCAACGAAGAGGTCCCCTCGAAGCTCCCCATGTGGGTCTTTCGCGAGAAGATCGACAAGCAGATCGTGCGCGTCGAGGACCAGAAGCGCAAGATGGCCGCCCTGGCCGGCCTGCAATTGATGACGGGAGACTTCCCCGGCCTGGCCGGAAACGAATGGGCCGTGCAGAACGAGACCCTCAAGGCCTACAACGAGCAACTCCACCGCCTCTACACCGAACCGCAACGCCGCTGGGCCAACGGCTTCAGTTGCCTCTGCTTTGCCATGGTCGGCATTCCGCTGGCCGTCCGCCAGCGCAACGCCGACCTGCTCACCAGCTTCTTTCTCTGCTTCCTGCCCATCTTGATCGTCTACTACCCGTTCCTGGCGTTCAGCGTCGACGCCTCGAAACAAGGCGATTTGCCCCCGATCTCGATCTGGAGCGGCAACGTCGTGCTCGCCGCCGCCGGCGTCTACCTGTTCCGCTATGTCGTCCGGTACTGA
- a CDS encoding PQQ-like beta-propeller repeat protein, with the protein MPATLVFALILAGCGAPPGNTAPPSDATQTKTSSAPASATIALPEDLGTRKAGEDWPCFLGPTHDSRSSETGLVTPWPRTGPPVLWHRRLGTGYGAPTISRGRLFVFDRVGDFARLACCESETGKELWKFEYPTAYEDLYGYNNGPRCSPVVDGDRVYLYGAEGMLHCLNIVDGSLRWKVDTTRDYNVVQNFFGVGSTPLLEGDLLLVQVGGSVPGRGDIMSGNLLPNGTALVAFDKFTGKEKYRTGDELASYSSPIATTLDGRRWGFLFARGGLLGFDPASGKVDFHYPWRAKIAESVNASTPVLVGNRAFISECYGPGSSLLQYSPGKYELLWADDPRRRDKAMQTHWNTCVYHEGVLYGSSGRHAENAELRAIDLDTGQVRWSEPNLSRSSLLYVDRHFVCLTEYGELILLRATPEKFDVVSHSPILDLKAGAGELAEPSPQQLIRYPAWAAPILSHGLMYIRDENRLVCLELIPEKN; encoded by the coding sequence ATGCCAGCAACGCTCGTATTCGCCCTGATTCTGGCGGGCTGTGGTGCTCCGCCCGGCAACACCGCTCCCCCCAGCGATGCCACGCAAACCAAGACCAGCTCCGCGCCGGCGAGCGCCACAATCGCATTGCCCGAGGATCTCGGCACGCGCAAAGCAGGCGAGGATTGGCCCTGTTTTCTCGGCCCCACGCACGACAGCCGCTCGAGCGAGACGGGGCTCGTCACCCCCTGGCCGCGCACCGGTCCTCCCGTCCTCTGGCACCGCCGGCTCGGCACCGGCTACGGCGCGCCCACCATCAGCCGCGGACGGCTCTTTGTCTTCGATCGCGTGGGAGACTTCGCGCGGCTCGCCTGCTGCGAGAGCGAGACGGGCAAGGAACTCTGGAAGTTCGAATACCCGACCGCCTACGAAGATCTGTATGGCTACAACAACGGTCCGCGCTGTTCGCCGGTGGTCGATGGCGACCGCGTCTATCTCTACGGCGCCGAGGGGATGCTCCACTGCCTGAACATCGTCGATGGTTCGCTGCGTTGGAAGGTCGACACCACGCGCGACTACAACGTCGTGCAAAATTTCTTCGGCGTCGGCAGCACCCCCCTCCTCGAAGGCGACCTGCTGCTCGTGCAGGTGGGGGGCTCCGTGCCGGGCCGCGGCGACATCATGAGTGGCAACCTGCTGCCCAACGGCACCGCGCTCGTCGCCTTCGACAAGTTCACCGGCAAGGAGAAATACCGCACCGGCGACGAGCTGGCCAGCTACTCGAGCCCCATCGCCACGACTCTCGACGGCCGACGCTGGGGTTTTCTATTTGCCCGAGGCGGATTGCTCGGCTTCGATCCGGCCAGTGGTAAAGTCGACTTCCACTACCCATGGCGCGCCAAGATTGCCGAAAGCGTCAATGCCAGCACACCGGTCCTCGTCGGGAACCGCGCCTTCATTTCCGAATGCTACGGCCCCGGCAGCTCGCTGCTGCAATACAGCCCCGGAAAGTACGAACTGCTCTGGGCCGACGATCCCCGCCGCCGCGACAAAGCCATGCAAACGCACTGGAACACCTGCGTCTATCACGAAGGCGTGCTGTACGGTTCCAGCGGCCGGCACGCCGAAAACGCCGAACTCCGCGCCATCGATCTCGACACGGGCCAGGTACGCTGGAGCGAGCCCAACCTCTCGCGCTCGTCCCTGCTCTACGTCGACCGTCACTTCGTCTGCCTGACCGAATATGGCGAGTTGATCTTGCTGCGGGCCACACCTGAGAAGTTCGACGTCGTCTCGCACTCCCCCATTCTCGATCTGAAGGCAGGCGCCGGCGAGCTCGCCGAGCCGAGCCCGCAGCAACTGATCCGCTACCCCGCCTGGGCCGCGCCGATCCTCTCGCACGGGCTGATGTACATCCGAGACGAGAACCGGCTCGTCTGCTTGGAGCTGATTCCGGAGAAGAATTAG
- the uvrA gene encoding excinuclease ABC subunit UvrA, whose translation MAASDIEIRGAREHNLRDVDLVLPRNQLICLTGVSGSGKSSLAFDTLYAEGQRRYVESLSSFARQFLGQMPKPDVDHISGLSPSISIAQKSSGQNPRSTVGTITEIYDYLRVLFARVGQGHCPSCGRPITAQSREQILARIESLPKGRKYAILAPLIKAQKGEHRDLFTDLLKQGFVRARVDGDVVSLSDDLNLDRQMRHTIEVVVDRLAAGSTTRNRLAEAVELALKLGGGNLIVSLEPDGGGGRRPTSEEAEGDDVRLPAEASEDLHLSAHYACTHCDKSFEAPSPQLFSFNSPQGMCPRCDGLGEVYSFDPELLVTDAEQSFKQGAIELIGPWRDMGRWRRHIYQGVAETLERVGDLEPGSILETPWNELDPKLQHALLWGTGDLHITYTWRNGANGHKYGGKYEGVIPELLSKHRSTKSGMQRRALEKYMSVVGCVDCEGARLNPQARAVRVTTSHESFGERRSRTLPEVCALAVSDAVAFFSALELDKTGQIIAGEVLKEIRGRLGFLLDVGLDYLTLHRAAPTLSGGESQRIRLAGQIGSGLVGVLYILDEPSIGLHPRDNQRLIDTLTRLRDMGNTVVVVEHDEDTMRAADHVIDFGPGPGVRGGEVVAKGSPEEVAANDRSLTGQYLAGNLEIAIPTERRQPGEKRLRILGAEHNNLKNVDAEIPLGTFVCVTGVSGSGKSSLVNDVLSEVLRRDLNGGEGEPGKFRAIEGIEHLDKLIAIDQSPIGRTPRSNPATYIKLLDDIRDLYTKLPDSKTRGYKPGRFSFNVAGGRCEACEGNGANKLEMDFLADIWVTCPVCEGKRFNRETLQVLYKGKSIADVLDMDIQQALAHFENIPDVRRKLQTLHDVGLDYLKLGQPSPTLSGGEAQRVKLARELVKKSTGKTLYLLDEPTTGLHFADIRLLLEVLQGFVAAGNTVLVVEHNLDVIKTADWIVDLGPEGGAGGGRIIATGTPEEVAAVKESHTGRALAPLLKPRAPVAKSTQKTKNGSKRRENLLARSIEVQGARQHNLKGVDVSIPRDQMTVCCGLSGSGKSSLAMDTVYAEGQRRYVESLSSYARQFVSQMQKPQLDHISGLSPAIAIEQKNMGNTPRSTVGTVTEIYDYLRVLFARLGEPRCPDCDLPIGTQTSDEITDKILAHEPGTKLFLLAPIEIAVGEKYEPLWEELRGKGYARVRIDSETHSLDSPPTIDRRRKHKVEVVVDRIVVKPESRRRIAESVENALAVGRGVMNVAYPDDQLPEAKWRQEIHSQHFACDSCGRSFEPLTPHAFSFNSSLGWCPSCQGLGVQMGTNVAALVSAQRTLAEGAIDLWPNLSRDMSQAMLAALSAQTGIPLDVPFGELPARQRRLLLHGTGEEWFAVWPNGKPAAGKSPVFRFQFKGLFPALEEASRLSPSLRYTLENLVDEVECTTCEGSRLRDDAGAVRFRDRTIDDLCRLPLGRLLHFFDTLKLSATERKIAGELTREILNRLRFLVDVGLEYLTVARPAPTLSGGEAQRIRLASQVGSGLTGVLYVLDEPTIGLHPRDNQRLLNALYKLRDLGNTLLLVEHDREVVAGADHLLDFGPGAGYLGGEIVARGTPEEVAKRKGSVTGPYLSGTKAVPVPTDRRMAPPAPTNGKPAKKGTKATAAAQRTRKSATAPPLIAAEGEFIPPGGAWLEVLGARHHNLKNVDLRIPLGTLTAVTGVSGSGKSSLVDDVLYQALARVLHRSITTPGAHEGIRGLEHINKVIRVDQQPLGNTPTSNPATYTGVFDLIRNLFAQLPDAKLRGYTSRRFSFNVPGGRCETCEGNGQLRVEMHFLPDIWIECDTCRGQRYNPETLAIRYRGQSIADVLSLTCREAAELFENIPKIRRVLETLCDVGLDYLQLGQAAPTLSGGESQRVKLAAELARPDTGRTLYLLDEPTTGLHFDDLVKLLDVLNRLVELGNTVVAVEHNLDVIKTADWIIDVGPEAGEGGGQIVVAGTPERVAEHAKQAAASSGKRASKSKASKSRAGAGKELLLTSHTGLALAPVLEAGPHRPRQQYDFAAAEAQRQGDVDINHVGRDVKMPWEADGRRWHTVDRVARNGAPCKWDGRILARLVDRVHEISDFSPTDWNSRTVVEVAGEQKNDGWFLHALTGDPWLLELKFRVAKNAFRREDLVARLELKPLNELPDLPVYGHEPRVKCKNLRGPWQEIRMRVHTLDEIDRPAFWTFVEEAVASFAKLATKAQQNPEDVMPWKVLGQKWHFSRKGFPPGKQVQWELEVLEDLCEMLSEAASEGQFLWNNQQVVHLRVPGQDEPWASIYTKRRAAVELVLTGPKDRFALGRVAEMGCEREFSSERPDKDVIKIRFREVEDLARGDLADFLREHLDELGAKV comes from the coding sequence ATGGCCGCTTCCGATATCGAAATACGCGGCGCCCGCGAGCACAACTTGCGGGACGTCGATCTCGTTCTGCCACGCAACCAGCTCATCTGCCTGACGGGGGTGAGTGGCTCGGGCAAGAGCTCGCTGGCGTTCGATACCCTCTACGCCGAGGGTCAGCGCCGCTACGTGGAGAGTCTTTCGAGCTTTGCCCGGCAGTTCTTGGGGCAAATGCCCAAGCCCGACGTGGACCACATCTCGGGGTTGAGCCCGTCGATCTCGATCGCGCAGAAGTCGAGCGGCCAGAATCCTCGCTCGACGGTGGGCACGATTACCGAGATCTACGACTACCTGCGGGTGCTGTTTGCGCGGGTGGGCCAGGGGCATTGCCCAAGCTGCGGCCGGCCGATCACGGCGCAGAGCCGCGAGCAGATTTTGGCCCGCATCGAGTCGTTGCCCAAGGGGCGCAAGTACGCGATTCTCGCTCCGCTCATCAAGGCGCAGAAGGGTGAGCATCGCGACCTCTTCACGGATCTGTTGAAGCAGGGTTTCGTGCGGGCCCGGGTCGATGGCGACGTGGTATCGCTTTCCGACGATTTGAATCTCGACCGCCAGATGCGGCACACGATCGAGGTGGTCGTCGACCGGCTCGCTGCCGGCAGCACGACGCGCAACCGGCTGGCCGAGGCGGTCGAGCTGGCGCTCAAGCTGGGGGGTGGCAACCTGATCGTCTCGCTCGAGCCGGATGGCGGTGGCGGGCGCCGTCCGACGAGCGAGGAGGCCGAGGGGGACGACGTGCGCCTGCCGGCCGAGGCCAGCGAAGATCTGCATCTTTCGGCCCACTATGCGTGTACGCACTGCGACAAAAGCTTTGAAGCGCCCAGCCCGCAGTTGTTCAGTTTCAACAGCCCACAGGGCATGTGCCCCCGTTGCGACGGATTGGGAGAGGTCTACAGTTTCGATCCTGAACTGTTGGTGACGGACGCGGAGCAGAGCTTCAAACAAGGGGCGATCGAGCTGATCGGTCCCTGGCGCGACATGGGGCGCTGGCGGCGGCACATCTACCAGGGGGTGGCCGAGACGCTCGAGCGCGTCGGCGATCTCGAGCCTGGCTCGATTCTCGAGACCCCCTGGAACGAGCTCGACCCCAAGCTGCAGCACGCCTTGCTGTGGGGCACGGGCGACCTGCACATCACCTACACCTGGCGCAACGGCGCGAACGGCCACAAGTATGGCGGCAAGTACGAGGGGGTCATCCCCGAGCTGCTGTCGAAGCATCGCAGTACGAAAAGCGGCATGCAGCGTCGCGCGCTCGAGAAGTACATGAGCGTCGTCGGCTGCGTCGATTGCGAGGGGGCGCGTCTGAACCCGCAGGCACGAGCCGTAAGGGTGACGACATCGCACGAGAGCTTCGGTGAGCGCCGCTCGCGAACCTTGCCCGAGGTATGCGCGCTCGCGGTGTCGGACGCGGTGGCGTTTTTCAGCGCGCTCGAGCTCGACAAGACGGGGCAGATCATCGCCGGCGAGGTGTTGAAGGAGATTCGGGGCCGGCTCGGCTTTTTGCTCGACGTGGGATTGGATTACCTGACGCTGCACCGCGCGGCGCCGACTCTCTCGGGGGGAGAATCGCAACGCATCCGGCTGGCGGGCCAGATCGGCAGCGGCCTGGTGGGCGTGCTCTACATTCTCGACGAGCCTTCGATCGGGCTGCATCCCCGCGATAATCAGCGCCTGATCGACACGCTGACCCGCCTGCGCGACATGGGGAACACCGTGGTCGTCGTCGAGCACGACGAAGACACGATGCGTGCCGCCGACCACGTGATCGACTTTGGTCCCGGGCCGGGCGTGCGCGGGGGTGAAGTCGTGGCCAAGGGATCGCCCGAGGAGGTCGCCGCCAACGACCGCAGCCTGACGGGCCAGTATCTGGCGGGGAATCTCGAGATTGCCATTCCCACCGAGCGGCGGCAGCCCGGCGAGAAGCGGCTGCGCATCCTCGGCGCCGAACACAACAACCTGAAGAACGTCGATGCCGAGATCCCGCTCGGCACGTTTGTCTGCGTGACGGGGGTCTCGGGCTCGGGCAAGAGCTCGCTGGTGAACGACGTCCTCTCCGAGGTGCTGCGCCGCGATCTCAACGGCGGCGAAGGGGAGCCGGGCAAGTTTCGCGCGATCGAGGGAATCGAGCATCTCGACAAGCTGATTGCGATCGATCAATCGCCGATCGGCCGCACGCCGCGCTCGAATCCGGCCACGTACATCAAGCTGCTCGACGACATTCGCGATCTGTACACCAAGCTCCCCGACTCGAAGACGCGCGGCTACAAGCCGGGGCGTTTCAGCTTCAATGTGGCCGGCGGGCGCTGCGAGGCGTGCGAGGGGAACGGCGCGAACAAGCTGGAGATGGATTTCCTGGCCGACATCTGGGTCACCTGCCCCGTGTGCGAGGGAAAACGCTTCAATCGCGAGACGCTGCAGGTGTTGTACAAGGGCAAGTCGATTGCCGACGTGCTGGACATGGACATCCAGCAAGCACTCGCGCATTTCGAGAACATCCCCGACGTGCGGCGCAAGCTGCAAACGCTGCACGACGTGGGGCTCGACTACCTTAAGCTGGGGCAGCCGTCGCCGACGCTCTCGGGGGGCGAGGCGCAGCGCGTCAAGCTCGCGCGCGAGCTGGTGAAGAAGAGCACCGGCAAGACGCTTTATTTGCTCGACGAGCCGACGACCGGGCTGCACTTTGCCGATATCCGCCTGCTGCTCGAAGTGTTGCAAGGCTTTGTCGCCGCGGGCAATACGGTGCTGGTGGTGGAACACAATCTCGACGTCATCAAGACGGCCGACTGGATCGTCGATCTCGGCCCCGAAGGTGGCGCCGGCGGCGGACGCATCATCGCCACCGGCACGCCCGAGGAAGTCGCCGCGGTGAAAGAGTCGCACACGGGCCGGGCCCTGGCGCCGCTGCTCAAGCCGCGCGCGCCGGTCGCCAAGTCGACTCAAAAGACGAAGAACGGCAGCAAGCGGCGCGAGAATCTGCTGGCGCGTTCGATCGAAGTCCAGGGCGCCCGGCAGCACAATCTGAAAGGCGTGGACGTCAGCATTCCGCGCGACCAGATGACGGTTTGCTGCGGCCTTTCCGGTTCGGGCAAGAGTTCGCTGGCGATGGACACCGTCTATGCCGAAGGTCAGCGCCGCTACGTCGAGAGTCTCAGCTCGTACGCGCGGCAGTTCGTCAGCCAGATGCAGAAGCCGCAACTCGATCACATCAGCGGCCTGTCGCCGGCGATCGCGATCGAGCAGAAGAACATGGGCAACACGCCCCGTTCGACGGTCGGCACGGTGACGGAGATCTACGACTACCTGCGCGTGCTCTTCGCGCGTTTGGGCGAGCCACGCTGCCCCGACTGCGATTTGCCGATCGGGACGCAGACGTCGGACGAGATTACCGACAAGATTCTTGCGCACGAACCCGGCACGAAGCTGTTTCTGCTCGCGCCGATCGAGATTGCCGTCGGCGAAAAGTACGAACCGCTGTGGGAAGAGCTGCGCGGCAAGGGCTATGCCCGCGTGCGCATCGACAGCGAGACCCACTCGCTCGACAGTCCGCCGACGATCGATCGCCGGCGCAAGCACAAGGTCGAGGTGGTGGTCGATCGCATCGTGGTGAAGCCGGAGTCGCGCCGCCGCATTGCGGAAAGTGTCGAGAACGCGTTGGCGGTAGGGCGCGGCGTGATGAACGTGGCCTATCCCGACGATCAATTGCCCGAGGCGAAGTGGCGGCAGGAGATTCACAGTCAGCACTTTGCGTGCGATTCGTGCGGACGCAGCTTCGAGCCGCTGACGCCGCACGCCTTCTCGTTCAATAGCTCGCTGGGCTGGTGCCCGTCGTGCCAGGGGTTGGGCGTGCAGATGGGCACGAACGTCGCGGCGCTGGTCTCCGCGCAGCGCACGCTGGCCGAGGGGGCGATCGATCTCTGGCCCAATCTCTCTCGCGACATGTCGCAAGCCATGCTGGCAGCGCTCTCCGCGCAAACGGGCATTCCGCTCGACGTCCCCTTTGGTGAGTTGCCCGCGCGGCAGCGCCGCTTGTTGCTGCATGGCACGGGGGAGGAATGGTTCGCCGTGTGGCCGAATGGCAAGCCGGCGGCAGGCAAGTCGCCGGTGTTCCGCTTCCAATTCAAAGGCTTGTTTCCGGCGCTCGAAGAGGCATCGCGCCTGTCGCCGTCGCTGCGCTACACGCTCGAGAACCTGGTGGACGAGGTCGAGTGTACGACGTGCGAGGGGAGCCGCTTGCGCGACGATGCGGGCGCCGTGCGCTTCCGCGATCGCACGATCGACGATCTGTGCCGCTTGCCGCTGGGCCGGTTGCTGCACTTCTTCGATACGTTGAAGTTGTCGGCCACCGAGCGCAAAATCGCCGGCGAGCTGACGCGAGAGATCTTGAACCGGCTACGCTTCCTCGTCGATGTGGGGCTCGAGTATCTCACCGTGGCGCGGCCCGCGCCGACACTATCGGGGGGCGAAGCGCAGCGCATTCGTCTGGCCAGCCAGGTCGGCAGCGGCCTGACGGGCGTGCTCTATGTGCTCGACGAGCCGACGATTGGCCTGCACCCGCGCGACAATCAACGGTTGTTGAACGCGCTGTACAAGCTGCGCGATCTCGGCAATACGTTGCTCTTGGTCGAGCACGATCGCGAGGTCGTGGCGGGCGCCGATCACCTGCTCGATTTTGGTCCTGGCGCGGGCTATCTCGGCGGCGAGATCGTAGCGCGTGGCACGCCCGAGGAAGTGGCGAAGCGCAAGGGTTCGGTGACGGGGCCGTACCTTTCGGGAACGAAGGCGGTGCCGGTGCCGACGGATCGTCGCATGGCGCCCCCTGCACCCACCAACGGAAAGCCGGCGAAGAAGGGGACCAAGGCCACGGCAGCCGCCCAGCGGACGCGCAAGAGCGCCACGGCCCCGCCCCTCATCGCGGCCGAGGGCGAATTCATTCCGCCGGGAGGCGCCTGGCTCGAAGTACTCGGCGCGCGGCATCACAACTTAAAGAATGTCGATTTGCGGATTCCGCTCGGTACGCTCACAGCGGTGACCGGCGTGAGTGGCTCGGGTAAGAGCTCGCTGGTCGATGATGTGCTCTACCAGGCGCTGGCCCGCGTGCTGCACCGTTCGATCACGACTCCCGGCGCGCACGAGGGGATACGCGGCCTCGAGCATATCAACAAGGTGATCCGCGTCGATCAGCAGCCGTTGGGGAACACGCCCACGTCGAACCCTGCCACGTACACGGGGGTGTTCGATCTGATTCGCAATCTCTTTGCGCAGTTGCCCGATGCCAAGCTGCGTGGCTACACGTCGCGGCGTTTCAGCTTCAACGTGCCGGGGGGGCGCTGCGAGACGTGCGAGGGGAACGGTCAGCTTCGCGTCGAGATGCACTTTCTGCCCGACATCTGGATCGAGTGCGATACGTGCCGTGGCCAGCGCTACAATCCCGAGACGCTGGCGATTCGCTATCGCGGTCAGAGCATCGCGGACGTGCTGTCGCTCACCTGCCGCGAGGCGGCGGAACTGTTCGAGAACATTCCCAAGATTCGCCGCGTGCTCGAAACGCTGTGCGACGTGGGGCTCGACTACTTGCAACTCGGCCAGGCCGCGCCGACTCTATCGGGGGGGGAGTCGCAACGCGTGAAGCTGGCCGCCGAGCTGGCCCGGCCCGACACGGGACGCACGCTCTACCTGCTCGACGAACCGACCACGGGGCTGCACTTCGACGATCTGGTCAAGCTGCTCGACGTGCTCAATCGGCTGGTCGAATTGGGGAACACCGTGGTCGCCGTGGAGCACAACTTGGACGTCATCAAGACAGCCGACTGGATCATCGACGTCGGCCCGGAGGCGGGCGAAGGGGGCGGGCAGATCGTCGTGGCCGGCACGCCCGAGAGGGTGGCCGAGCACGCGAAGCAGGCCGCCGCGAGCAGCGGTAAACGGGCGTCGAAATCGAAAGCGTCCAAGTCTCGAGCTGGTGCCGGGAAGGAATTGCTGCTGACGAGTCACACGGGGCTCGCCCTCGCGCCCGTTCTCGAGGCCGGCCCTCACCGGCCGCGACAGCAGTACGATTTTGCCGCCGCGGAGGCCCAACGCCAGGGGGACGTGGACATCAATCACGTTGGCCGCGACGTGAAGATGCCGTGGGAGGCCGATGGTCGGCGCTGGCACACGGTAGACCGGGTGGCGCGCAATGGCGCCCCGTGCAAGTGGGATGGCCGCATCCTGGCGCGCCTGGTCGACCGCGTCCACGAGATCTCCGATTTCAGCCCGACCGATTGGAACAGCCGCACGGTGGTCGAAGTTGCCGGCGAGCAAAAGAACGATGGCTGGTTCTTGCACGCGCTCACGGGAGATCCCTGGCTGTTGGAACTGAAGTTCCGCGTGGCGAAGAACGCCTTCCGCCGTGAGGATCTCGTGGCGCGGTTGGAGCTGAAGCCGCTCAACGAGCTGCCCGACCTCCCCGTCTACGGCCACGAGCCGCGGGTGAAGTGCAAGAATCTGCGCGGACCGTGGCAGGAGATCCGCATGCGGGTCCACACGCTCGACGAGATCGACCGGCCGGCGTTCTGGACGTTCGTCGAAGAGGCGGTCGCCTCGTTTGCCAAGCTGGCCACCAAGGCGCAGCAGAATCCCGAGGATGTAATGCCCTGGAAGGTGCTGGGGCAGAAGTGGCACTTCTCGCGCAAGGGCTTCCCGCCGGGCAAGCAGGTGCAATGGGAACTGGAAGTACTCGAGGATCTCTGCGAGATGCTGAGCGAGGCGGCTTCCGAGGGGCAGTTCCTGTGGAACAACCAGCAGGTGGTCCATCTGCGCGTGCCCGGCCAGGACGAACCGTGGGCCAGCATCTATACGAAGCGCCGCGCGGCGGTCGAGCTGGTGCTGACGGGGCCGAAGGATCGCTTTGCGCTGGGGCGCGTGGCCGAGATGGGTTGCGAGCGCGAGTTCAGCTCGGAACGACCCGATAAGGACGTGATCAAGATCCGCTTCCGCGAGGTCGAGGATCTGGCGCGGGGCGATCTGGCCGATTTCCTCCGCGAGCATCTCGATGAGCTAGGCGCGAAGGTTTAG